In Micromonospora cremea, the genomic window TTGCCCGGCGTTGCTGCCAGGTCAAACTTTCGACGCTTCATGGCCGCTCCCAGAAATCAGGCCCGACGGTCTCGGTGTAGTCGGACTTCGCCACGAAGAAGCCCTCGGAGTCCACCTCGATCGGCAGCTGCGGCAGCCGCCGGCTGGCGGGGCCGAAGACGGGCCGGGCGTTGTCGGTGATCAGGAACTGGGACTGGTGGCACGGGCAGAGCAGCCGGTTGGTCTGCTGCTCGAACAGGCTTGCCGGGCAACCGGCGTGCGTGCAGACCTTGGAGAAGGCCGCGTAGTTGCCCCACATGTAGTCGCCGTGGCCGACGTCCGGCCGCGAGTTGGCTTCCCGGGACTTCTGGGCATCCGCATCGCGCAGGTGGATCAGCAGCGTCGGCGAATCGGCGTGCCGGTTGCTCACACCGTGCTCGATGCCCGGGAAGACCGTCAGCTGACCGCCGGCGCTGATGTCCGCCGGGCGGACCGGCCGGCCGTCCTCACGGACCAGCCGGATCTTCTGCCCGCCCTCCGCCGGGGCGAACCCGGTGGTGAACATCTGGTTGTTCTTGTGCGGCTGGGAGATCAGGCCGCCGACCAGGGGCGCCGCGACCACCGCCCCGACCGGCACGAGACCGGCCAGCAGCGAGATGCCGAGCAGCGGGCGACGCTTCACGCCCAGCTCGTCGGCCATGTAGAGCATGGTCTGACCGGTGATGGTGCGGCCGTCCGCGTCCACCGCGCCCTCGTGCCGGTCCTGGATCGAGACCTCCTTGGGCAGCAGCTTCTTGCCCCAGGTCAGGATGCCGAAACCGACGGCGAGCAGGGCGATGCCGAGGGTGGCGCCCAGCAGCGGGGTGTAGAACTTGTCACCGCCGCGGCCCGGCTCGTACTGCCACGGCCACCAGATGTAGATGGCCAGGAAGGCGGTCGCCGCCAGGCCGGTGATCAGGAAGAACCCGGCCACCACCCGGGTCAGGCGGCGCTCGGCCTTGGTGCCGGGCTGCACCTGCGGCTCGTAGTGGACGATCTCGATGTCGTCCCGGCGCGCGCCTTCGCGCACGATGTCGAACCGGGTCAGCCCGGGGGTGTTCACGTCGAGCGGCTCCCGGCCCTGCTGGGCCTGGTGCTCGGTGTGGGTGCTCATGCCGTCACCTCGCTACGGGTGGCGCCGAGCGGCACCACGGCACTGAATCGGATGCTCCGCTCGGTCACGACTTACCCGCAATCCACAGGCTAGCGAAGACGAGCGCCACGATGCCAACCAGGAAGATCGCCAGGCCCTCGGTGGACGGCCCGTACCGGCCGAGGTTGAACCCGCCCGGGTCCTGGTCGTGCTTCAGGGTCTCCTGGATGTACGCGATGATGTCGGCCTTCTGCTCCGGCCGGAGCTGGTTGTCACCGAACACCGGCATGTTCTGCGGGCCGCTCAGCATCGCCGCGTAGATCTGCCGGTCGGTCGCCGGGTGCAGACTCGGGGCGAACTTGCCCGAGGAGAGCGCGCCGCCACCGCCGCCGAAGGCGTGGCACTGCGAGCAGTTGATCCGGAACAGCTCACCGCCGGAAGCGATGTTGCCGTCCTCGCGGAGGTTGTCGCCCTCCGGCACGATCGGGCCGCCGCCGAGCTCCTGGATGTACTGGGCCAGCTGGCGGGTCTGCTCGTCGGTGAAGAGCGGGGGCTTGCGGTGCGCCTGGGCCTCCTGGCGGGCCAGCGGCATGCGGCCGCTGCTGACCTGGAACTCGACCGAGGCCGCGCCGACGCCGATCAGGCTCGGTCCGCGGCCCTCGACGCCCTGGGCATTGCGTCCGTGGCAGGTGACACAGCTCACGTCGAACAGCGCCTTGCCCTCGGCGGCGGCGCCGGTCAGCGGCGGGTTGTCCTGCGCCTGCGCACCGGGGGCGAAGACGGTGTAGGCGCCGCCGGCGAGCATCAGCGCGGCGAACAGCCGGACCGCGGCGCCCAGCCGGCGGCGGCCCCTGCTGCGCGCGGCGGGCCGCTCGCGCAGCCGCGCGAGCAGACCGCGTCGGCGGTCGTTGTCAGAAGTCATGAGCTGTGTCCTTAACCGGGTTGGACCTTGTCTCAGGGGACGGAGCAGCGGCGCGGTTCGTGACGCGCCAAGATCACTGAAGCCAGTAGATCATGGCGTACAGCCCGATCCACACGACGTCGACGAAGTGCCAGTAGTACGACACGACGATCGCCGAGGTCGCCTGCGCCGGGGTGAACCGGCCCATGGTGGTACGGACCATGAAGATGATGAAGGCGATCAGGCCGCCGGTCACGTGCAGGCCGTGGAAGCCGGTGGTCAGGTAGAACATCGAGCCGTAGCCGTCTTCGTTGATCTTGACGCCCTCGTGCACCAGCGTGCGGTACTCGTTCACCTGACCGAGCACGAAGATCAGGCCCATCACGAAGGTGATGGTGAACCAGCGCCGCAGCGCGTGCACATCACCCTTCTCCGCCGCGAAGACGCCGAGCTGGCACGTCACCGACGAGAGCACCAGGATCACGGTGAAGGTGGTCGCGTACGGAATGTTCAGGTGCTCGGTGTGCTTCTCCCACTGCTCCGGCGCAGCCGCACGGATCGAGAAGTACATCGCGAACAACGCCGCGAAGAACATGAGTTCGCTGGAGAGCCACACGATCGTCCCGACGCTGACCATGTTCGGTCGGGTCAGAGAGTGGATCCGGCTCTTGTCAATGGCTGGGGCCGCAGTCACGCCGTCATTATTGCCCCTGACCGGGGCCGGCGATCAGCGGGGTGGCAAACCTGCGCCTTCCGTGGCCCGAGCGTCAGGGTCCGGTTCGCCTGGCCTAGCCTGAAAAGCGTGCTGCACGTCGATTCGATCTTCGCCGCCACCTCGGCCGTCCCGGCCGCGGTGCTCGCGGCCACTCCGGCGGGCCCGCCAGCCCTGGCCGCAGGGGGCGAGGCGACCCCGCCC contains:
- a CDS encoding ubiquinol-cytochrome c reductase iron-sulfur subunit gives rise to the protein MSTHTEHQAQQGREPLDVNTPGLTRFDIVREGARRDDIEIVHYEPQVQPGTKAERRLTRVVAGFFLITGLAATAFLAIYIWWPWQYEPGRGGDKFYTPLLGATLGIALLAVGFGILTWGKKLLPKEVSIQDRHEGAVDADGRTITGQTMLYMADELGVKRRPLLGISLLAGLVPVGAVVAAPLVGGLISQPHKNNQMFTTGFAPAEGGQKIRLVREDGRPVRPADISAGGQLTVFPGIEHGVSNRHADSPTLLIHLRDADAQKSREANSRPDVGHGDYMWGNYAAFSKVCTHAGCPASLFEQQTNRLLCPCHQSQFLITDNARPVFGPASRRLPQLPIEVDSEGFFVAKSDYTETVGPDFWERP
- a CDS encoding cytochrome c oxidase subunit 3 codes for the protein MTAAPAIDKSRIHSLTRPNMVSVGTIVWLSSELMFFAALFAMYFSIRAAAPEQWEKHTEHLNIPYATTFTVILVLSSVTCQLGVFAAEKGDVHALRRWFTITFVMGLIFVLGQVNEYRTLVHEGVKINEDGYGSMFYLTTGFHGLHVTGGLIAFIIFMVRTTMGRFTPAQATSAIVVSYYWHFVDVVWIGLYAMIYWLQ
- a CDS encoding cytochrome c; this translates as MTSDNDRRRGLLARLRERPAARSRGRRRLGAAVRLFAALMLAGGAYTVFAPGAQAQDNPPLTGAAAEGKALFDVSCVTCHGRNAQGVEGRGPSLIGVGAASVEFQVSSGRMPLARQEAQAHRKPPLFTDEQTRQLAQYIQELGGGPIVPEGDNLREDGNIASGGELFRINCSQCHAFGGGGGALSSGKFAPSLHPATDRQIYAAMLSGPQNMPVFGDNQLRPEQKADIIAYIQETLKHDQDPGGFNLGRYGPSTEGLAIFLVGIVALVFASLWIAGKS